The proteins below are encoded in one region of Effusibacillus dendaii:
- a CDS encoding ABC transporter ATP-binding protein: protein MLQVEQIEVRYGEIVAVKEVNLHINRGETVALLGANGAGKSTTLKTISGLLRCTKGKITYEGKPIGGLKPQTIARMGIVHVPEGRRIFPGLSVADNLLLGISNRIKTSRKQIQRDLEYVLSLFPDLLDKLKVQGWSLSGGQQQMLAIARGLMAKPNLLLLDEPSLGLAPLLVQQVFRIIQDINRQGITVLLVEQNAKMALQIASRGYVLESGRTVLEGEADELLTHEGIRTAYLGGR from the coding sequence ATGCTTCAAGTTGAACAAATAGAGGTTCGATATGGAGAAATTGTGGCTGTAAAAGAAGTCAATCTGCATATTAACCGGGGCGAAACGGTGGCTCTGCTGGGAGCAAACGGCGCCGGGAAATCAACGACCCTGAAAACGATCTCCGGTCTCTTGCGTTGCACGAAAGGCAAGATTACATATGAAGGGAAACCGATTGGCGGTTTAAAACCGCAAACTATCGCCCGAATGGGGATTGTCCATGTTCCGGAGGGAAGACGGATTTTTCCCGGGTTGAGCGTAGCAGACAACTTACTGCTGGGGATCAGCAACCGAATCAAAACAAGCAGAAAACAGATTCAGCGCGATCTTGAGTATGTTCTTTCGCTGTTTCCCGATTTGTTAGACAAACTAAAGGTGCAGGGCTGGTCGCTGAGCGGAGGTCAACAGCAAATGTTGGCCATCGCGAGAGGATTGATGGCAAAACCGAATTTGCTTCTGCTTGACGAACCGTCGCTCGGTTTGGCTCCTTTATTGGTGCAACAGGTATTTCGCATTATTCAAGATATAAATCGGCAAGGTATCACCGTATTGCTGGTCGAACAAAACGCGAAAATGGCTCTTCAGATTGCCTCGCGAGGGTATGTATTGGAAAGCGGGAGGACGGTTCTGGAGGGGGAGGCGGATGAACTGCTGACACATGAAGGAATCAGAACGGCTTATTTGGGAGGACGATAA